Proteins from one Dysgonomonas sp. HDW5A genomic window:
- a CDS encoding mechanosensitive ion channel family protein, translated as MILSTDSALPQKKNKTPKKPVEIVKIDTIQVAKLFPKKAPVVPFHDTIFYIYGSMGSFTSEQRAHAISERIRSLYDDPLFNEDSIKLMDIEDNIKLVYKKELIASIDTMQAVLGGKSKVETAKIFKDEIVNAINKHRDENSLKRLAIQAGWVALILIVGFVVFRLIFFLFRRARIFIRLQRGKSIKGIFGLIDADREVNLFIFLLKFIRFVLIIMTLYLCIWALFKVFPNTMSLSDQLLEYVLSPVRSIARSVVDYMPEFFTILVIMVIFMYIRKFFRFFADQIATSKITIKGFYPDWATPTYNILNVVLYIFMFILIFPYLPKSNSTVFQGVSVFAGIMLSLGSTSIIGNLVAGLVITYMRPFRIGDRIKMDDCVGNVIEKTALVTRVRTLKNEIITIPNSSVMNSKTLNYSVSAREYGLILYISVTVGYDVPWQKVHDLLLKVASRTDNLLKKQKPFILQNSLDDFDVEYQLNVYTKEADKMATIYSDLRKNAQEVFRQAGVNLLSPRYVVNTNFEGSTNPKNNDTEPVPQEFNDQEDESETT; from the coding sequence ATGATATTATCGACAGATTCTGCTTTACCGCAAAAAAAGAATAAAACCCCAAAAAAGCCGGTCGAGATTGTTAAGATAGACACCATTCAGGTTGCAAAGTTATTTCCTAAAAAAGCACCTGTTGTTCCCTTCCATGATACTATATTTTACATATATGGGAGCATGGGGTCATTTACCTCGGAGCAAAGGGCTCATGCTATTAGTGAGCGCATAAGAAGTCTGTATGACGATCCTCTTTTTAATGAAGATTCCATAAAACTTATGGATATAGAGGATAACATCAAACTTGTTTATAAGAAAGAATTAATAGCCAGCATAGATACTATGCAGGCAGTATTGGGTGGAAAGTCGAAAGTCGAAACAGCCAAAATTTTCAAAGATGAGATTGTAAATGCAATAAATAAACATCGTGATGAAAATAGTCTTAAGCGGCTTGCTATACAAGCGGGGTGGGTAGCTTTGATTTTAATTGTCGGTTTTGTAGTCTTTAGACTTATCTTCTTTTTATTTAGAAGAGCTAGGATCTTTATAAGGCTTCAAAGAGGAAAGTCGATCAAAGGTATATTCGGGCTTATTGATGCAGACCGCGAGGTAAATCTTTTTATCTTTTTGCTTAAGTTTATTCGTTTTGTGTTGATAATAATGACCTTATATCTGTGTATATGGGCATTATTCAAAGTGTTTCCGAATACAATGAGTCTTTCAGACCAGCTACTGGAATATGTTCTTTCTCCTGTAAGATCGATAGCACGCAGTGTGGTTGATTATATGCCAGAGTTTTTTACCATTTTGGTTATTATGGTAATTTTTATGTATATCCGCAAATTTTTCCGATTTTTTGCTGACCAGATTGCAACAAGTAAGATTACCATTAAGGGGTTTTATCCCGATTGGGCTACGCCTACCTATAATATCTTAAATGTGGTATTGTATATATTCATGTTTATATTGATCTTTCCGTATCTGCCTAAATCAAACTCGACTGTTTTTCAGGGAGTTTCGGTTTTTGCCGGTATCATGCTTTCGCTCGGTTCGACTTCAATAATAGGTAATCTTGTTGCCGGGCTGGTAATTACGTACATGCGTCCTTTTAGAATAGGTGACCGTATTAAGATGGATGATTGTGTGGGTAATGTTATTGAAAAAACGGCTCTTGTTACAAGGGTCAGAACGCTTAAAAATGAAATAATAACAATTCCCAACTCCAGTGTGATGAATTCTAAGACCCTTAACTATTCGGTTTCAGCCCGCGAGTACGGTCTTATTCTCTATATATCAGTAACAGTGGGATATGATGTGCCTTGGCAAAAGGTTCACGATTTATTATTGAAGGTAGCTTCGCGTACTGACAATTTATTAAAAAAGCAGAAGCCTTTCATTTTGCAGAATTCGTTAGATGATTTTGATGTCGAATACCAGCTAAATGTGTATACGAAAGAGGCTGATAAAATGGCTACTATATATTCTGATTTACGAAAAAATGCACAAGAGGTTTTCAGGCAAGCCGGTGTTAATCTTCTATCACCTCGTTATGTTGTCAATACTAATTTTGAGGGAAGTACTAATCCGAAA
- a CDS encoding 4-hydroxy-3-methylbut-2-en-1-yl diphosphate synthase, with protein sequence MDFFNYKRRNSSIAKIGNTPLGGDNPIRIQSMTSTNTNDTENSVEQTIRIIEAGADYVRLTAQGVREAENLKNIKEELRKRGYNTPLIADIHFNPRAAEAAAKYVEKVRINPGNFVDGAKVFEGKEFTDEEYAIEIEKIRTKLTSFLNICKEHNTAVRIGVNHGSLSDRILTRYGDTPEGMVESCMEFLRICLEQNFTDIAISMKASNTIVMTKAVRLLVQKMEEEGLSFPLHLGVTEAGDGEDGRIKSAVGIGALLSDGIGDTVRVSLSEDPEFEVPVAKKMVNYILERANHPEIKATLNPSFSPFSTVKRKTYTIENIGGDKLPIVISNRSNGNFEFNVHFLPDYIYVGKSLPAEAPRSISAIIDFEGWKDEKNTYPLFNKNNFDKIKDNKAAVKFLQISYPELSDDVISLLKSDKNIVVIISTNHKNGVGEQRAFIHTLMNNDCATPVILNRKYTENEAEDIQIKAAIDCGTILLDGFGNGIMLENEGNIPQKDIDSYSFGILQAARVRTTKTEYISCPSCGRTLFDLQSTVARVKESTSHLKHLKIGVMGCIVNGPGEMADADYGYVGAEKGKISLYKRQDLIEKNIPSEQAVERLVQLIKSHGDWVDPE encoded by the coding sequence ATGGATTTTTTCAATTATAAAAGACGAAATTCGTCTATCGCAAAAATAGGGAATACCCCTCTTGGTGGTGACAATCCGATCAGAATACAATCGATGACTAGCACCAACACTAATGATACCGAAAATAGTGTAGAACAAACAATCCGTATCATTGAAGCCGGTGCAGATTATGTTCGCTTAACGGCTCAAGGTGTGCGCGAAGCCGAAAATCTTAAAAACATAAAAGAGGAACTACGCAAAAGAGGTTACAATACCCCACTTATTGCCGATATCCATTTCAACCCACGAGCTGCCGAAGCTGCTGCCAAATACGTAGAAAAAGTACGTATCAACCCGGGAAATTTTGTAGATGGGGCAAAGGTATTTGAAGGTAAAGAATTTACTGACGAAGAATATGCCATTGAAATAGAAAAAATACGAACTAAACTAACTTCGTTCCTCAACATCTGTAAGGAACACAATACAGCCGTGCGTATTGGTGTGAATCACGGATCATTGTCGGATCGTATCCTTACCCGTTACGGAGATACTCCTGAGGGAATGGTAGAATCGTGTATGGAGTTCCTTCGCATCTGCCTCGAACAGAATTTTACGGATATAGCCATATCAATGAAGGCATCCAATACCATTGTTATGACTAAAGCTGTACGATTATTGGTACAGAAAATGGAAGAAGAAGGCTTGTCTTTCCCTCTTCATTTAGGCGTAACCGAAGCCGGAGACGGAGAAGACGGACGTATCAAATCGGCTGTCGGTATCGGTGCATTACTTTCGGATGGAATTGGAGACACTGTACGTGTTTCATTGAGTGAAGACCCCGAATTTGAGGTTCCTGTTGCTAAAAAGATGGTAAACTACATTTTGGAAAGAGCAAACCATCCCGAAATAAAAGCAACCCTCAACCCAAGCTTCTCTCCTTTTTCAACTGTTAAACGCAAAACATATACTATAGAGAATATAGGAGGAGATAAACTACCGATTGTTATATCGAACAGATCGAATGGTAATTTCGAATTTAACGTACATTTCTTACCCGATTACATATATGTAGGTAAAAGCTTACCTGCCGAAGCTCCTCGCTCTATTTCTGCGATAATAGATTTTGAGGGTTGGAAAGACGAAAAAAACACTTATCCCCTATTTAACAAGAACAATTTCGATAAAATAAAGGATAATAAAGCTGCTGTCAAGTTTCTTCAAATAAGCTATCCTGAACTGTCGGATGACGTAATCTCTCTTTTGAAATCGGATAAAAACATTGTAGTAATTATCTCAACCAATCATAAAAACGGTGTGGGAGAACAACGTGCATTTATACATACGTTAATGAATAACGATTGTGCAACTCCCGTTATCCTTAACCGGAAGTATACTGAAAACGAGGCAGAAGACATACAGATAAAAGCTGCTATTGACTGTGGAACCATACTTCTCGATGGCTTTGGTAATGGTATCATGCTCGAAAACGAGGGAAATATTCCTCAAAAAGATATTGATTCTTATTCATTTGGCATCTTACAGGCTGCCAGAGTCCGCACAACCAAAACAGAGTATATCTCTTGCCCCAGTTGTGGACGTACATTATTTGATCTTCAATCGACTGTTGCACGTGTAAAAGAGTCAACCTCCCACCTAAAACATCTGAAAATAGGTGTAATGGGTTGCATTGTTAACGGACCGGGTGAAATGGCTGATGCCGATTACGGATATGTAGGAGCCGAGAAAGGTAAAATCTCATTGTACAAAAGACAAGATCTTATCGAGAAAAACATCCCTTCGGAGCAAGCTGTCGAAAGGTTAGTTCAACTAATAAAGTCTCATGGCGACTGGGTAGATCCTGAGTAA
- a CDS encoding type IX secretion system membrane protein PorP/SprF, whose translation MKFGYYLLALLISFCFSLDLKAQWDAQVSQYWKVKTFFNPAFGAEKDSIQATLLHRQQWVGVDNAPKTFIVSADMPVNFMGRKHGVGILAMSESIGLFKNTSIGAQYVYKKRWKKNILNVGVQLGFTSIGFDASQIDKAGQEDIEDIGATDQTKVFDGNIGIAWVAPKYYIGISSTHITQPNFDIGDDITTYIARAYYFTAGYNMRLGKSSYELQPSVLIKADNTVVQYDATARLVYKKMFNGGVSWRKDDGWVFLLGINIFGIDAGYAYDLSTSEISVKSKGSHEFFVRYAMPIKLSKNGQTSHKSIRIL comes from the coding sequence ATGAAATTTGGTTACTACTTACTGGCTTTACTTATTAGTTTTTGCTTCTCTTTGGATCTAAAAGCTCAATGGGATGCACAAGTAAGTCAATATTGGAAAGTTAAAACCTTCTTTAATCCTGCCTTTGGTGCCGAAAAAGATTCTATACAAGCAACCTTGCTGCATCGTCAGCAATGGGTCGGAGTAGATAACGCTCCCAAAACATTTATTGTATCGGCAGATATGCCTGTCAATTTTATGGGACGTAAGCACGGAGTCGGTATATTGGCCATGTCAGAGTCGATTGGTTTATTTAAGAATACGTCAATTGGCGCTCAATATGTATATAAAAAACGCTGGAAAAAGAATATCCTGAATGTAGGCGTACAATTAGGATTTACAAGTATCGGATTTGATGCATCACAAATAGACAAAGCCGGACAGGAAGATATTGAAGATATCGGTGCAACTGATCAGACAAAAGTCTTCGACGGTAACATCGGTATAGCGTGGGTAGCCCCGAAGTATTACATTGGGATATCATCCACTCATATCACTCAGCCTAATTTTGACATAGGTGATGATATTACAACATATATTGCCCGTGCATATTACTTTACGGCAGGATACAATATGAGACTGGGCAAGTCATCGTACGAATTACAACCTTCGGTATTGATAAAAGCCGATAATACAGTTGTACAATACGACGCAACAGCAAGACTGGTCTATAAAAAAATGTTCAATGGCGGTGTCTCGTGGAGAAAAGATGACGGATGGGTGTTTTTACTCGGAATAAATATTTTTGGTATTGATGCAGGATATGCTTATGATCTTTCAACATCGGAAATATCCGTAAAAAGTAAAGGGTCGCACGAATTTTTTGTTCGCTATGCAATGCCTATCAAGCTTTCGAAGAATGGACAAACCAGCCATAAAAGCATAAGGATACTTTAA
- a CDS encoding SUMF1/EgtB/PvdO family nonheme iron enzyme has translation MKNLLFAAIALLMLTTSCGKPGGAGSVGGELTGVGSSSWAESNPYGMVMVSRGSIAMGPADSDSLWGITANAKGVSVDAFWMDDTEITNSEYRQFVYWVRDSILRERLADPAYGGDETYKITEDRYGDPVKPYLNWKKAIPKRPNEDEERAILSLTEVNPITGIRGLDPEQFNFKYEWFDHTEAAKRRNRLNPAQRILNTDIQVDPNEIVMISKDTAFLDENGKPVNMTINRPLSSLFDFLNTKIVNIYPDTTVWVNDFNNAYNEPYMRMYFSHSGYNDYPVVGVTWEQATAFCEWRTMFFKMGTGTRGRNIEPYRLPTEGEWEFAARSGRSENKYPWDSESTQSEKGCFMANFKPGEGNYTKDGNLITSRVGSYSPNAFGLYDMAGNVSEWTSTTYTEAGSAEMNDLNPQYRYNAAKEDPYAAKKKVIKGGSWKDVGRFIRGDMRESEYQNQPRSYIGFRCVRTQIGFAKSKR, from the coding sequence ATGAAGAATTTACTTTTTGCTGCTATCGCTCTTTTAATGCTGACTACCTCTTGTGGAAAACCCGGAGGAGCGGGAAGCGTCGGAGGTGAGCTGACAGGTGTGGGCAGTTCGTCATGGGCAGAATCGAACCCTTACGGTATGGTTATGGTATCTCGCGGCTCTATTGCCATGGGACCGGCCGACAGCGATTCTCTATGGGGAATTACCGCCAATGCCAAAGGTGTATCGGTAGATGCTTTTTGGATGGACGATACCGAAATTACCAACTCGGAATATCGTCAGTTTGTTTATTGGGTACGTGACTCTATTCTTCGCGAACGCCTTGCAGACCCTGCATACGGAGGTGATGAAACGTATAAAATAACGGAAGACCGTTACGGTGATCCGGTAAAACCTTATTTAAACTGGAAGAAGGCAATACCTAAACGTCCGAACGAAGACGAGGAACGTGCTATATTAAGCTTGACTGAAGTAAATCCCATTACAGGCATAAGAGGTCTTGATCCCGAACAATTTAATTTCAAATACGAATGGTTTGATCATACAGAAGCGGCCAAACGCAGAAACAGATTAAACCCTGCTCAACGTATTTTAAATACGGATATTCAGGTTGATCCGAATGAAATAGTGATGATATCAAAAGACACCGCTTTTCTGGACGAAAACGGAAAGCCTGTGAATATGACTATCAACCGTCCGCTTAGTTCACTATTCGATTTTCTAAACACCAAGATTGTTAATATCTATCCCGACACCACGGTTTGGGTAAACGATTTCAATAACGCTTATAACGAACCTTATATGCGTATGTATTTCTCACATTCGGGTTACAATGACTATCCCGTAGTAGGAGTAACATGGGAGCAAGCCACAGCTTTCTGTGAGTGGAGAACCATGTTCTTTAAAATGGGAACGGGAACCAGAGGACGCAATATTGAGCCTTACCGCCTGCCTACAGAAGGTGAGTGGGAATTTGCAGCCCGTAGTGGTAGATCGGAAAACAAATACCCATGGGATTCGGAAAGTACTCAATCCGAAAAAGGTTGCTTTATGGCTAACTTTAAACCGGGAGAAGGTAACTATACCAAAGATGGTAATCTTATAACCTCACGTGTAGGAAGTTATTCGCCCAATGCTTTTGGTTTGTATGATATGGCAGGAAACGTTTCGGAGTGGACATCTACAACATATACCGAAGCAGGAAGCGCGGAAATGAACGACCTCAACCCTCAATACAGATACAATGCAGCCAAAGAAGATCCTTATGCAGCCAAGAAGAAGGTAATAAAAGGTGGTTCTTGGAAAGACGTAGGACGATTTATCCGTGGCGATATGCGTGAGTCTGAATATCAGAATCAACCCCGCTCGTATATCGGGTTCCGTTGTGTAAGAACTCAAATAGGATTTGCCAAATCAAAAAGATAA
- the gldL gene encoding gliding motility protein GldL: MGKKYRRYKNFLEKYLDSNSGKRFFNVVYSVGAAIVILGAMFKILHLPFGNQMLMIGMITEAIVFLLSAFEKPAKEYKWEEVYPALVDEEGFIPRAERVQMQQQNSGPAIQQTSVPSQQGNAGASTGSAGKNNTNTSNTGNNYANQAGNNGGGGSTGGGGGTTIIGGGNSSSGSSGYSGGNQGVSTGSAGGGTSVSGGTVVTGGAVVIDGANVVEASAKYVDQMSHMSENMAKFAQVTESLGKISESLLGSFQTIIDNSDGIGTNTQGYVTQMETLNRNISGLNTIYEIQLKGVSGQIHTIEEINAGLDRIKKLYGGSLVDSSIFKNETEKMAQQLTELNKVYARLLQAMTSNMNMGGGFNPNPIGNEPQP, translated from the coding sequence ATGGGTAAAAAGTACAGACGATATAAAAACTTTCTTGAGAAATATCTGGATAGCAACAGCGGTAAACGATTCTTTAATGTTGTTTATAGCGTAGGAGCAGCCATTGTAATTCTGGGTGCCATGTTCAAGATTCTTCACCTTCCTTTCGGTAATCAGATGCTTATGATAGGTATGATCACCGAGGCTATCGTATTCTTACTGTCAGCGTTCGAAAAACCTGCCAAAGAATACAAATGGGAAGAAGTGTATCCTGCTTTAGTGGACGAAGAAGGCTTTATCCCCAGAGCTGAAAGAGTACAGATGCAACAACAGAATAGCGGACCTGCTATACAACAAACTTCTGTACCTTCGCAACAAGGCAACGCAGGTGCTTCAACCGGAAGTGCCGGTAAAAATAATACGAATACTAGCAATACAGGTAACAACTATGCCAACCAAGCCGGAAACAACGGCGGAGGTGGCTCTACCGGTGGTGGAGGTGGTACAACCATTATAGGAGGAGGAAACTCATCGTCGGGAAGTTCAGGTTATTCGGGAGGCAACCAAGGAGTATCAACAGGCTCAGCAGGCGGAGGAACATCTGTTTCAGGAGGAACGGTTGTTACAGGCGGTGCTGTAGTAATAGATGGTGCCAATGTGGTAGAAGCATCCGCAAAGTATGTAGATCAGATGTCTCACATGTCCGAAAACATGGCTAAGTTTGCTCAGGTAACCGAATCACTTGGAAAAATTTCAGAATCTCTATTAGGATCATTCCAAACCATTATTGATAATTCGGATGGAATAGGTACCAATACTCAAGGATATGTCACTCAAATGGAAACTCTCAATCGTAATATTTCGGGATTAAATACCATCTATGAAATACAATTGAAGGGTGTGAGTGGTCAGATTCATACTATTGAAGAGATTAATGCAGGCTTAGACCGCATCAAAAAATTATACGGAGGATCGCTTGTGGATAGTTCTATCTTCAAAAATGAGACCGAGAAAATGGCTCAACAGCTTACCGAACTCAACAAGGTATATGCTCGTTTGCTGCAAGCTATGACAAGTAACATGAATATGGGCGGAGGCTTTAACCCGAATCCGATAGGAAACGAACCTCAACCTTGA
- the gldM gene encoding gliding motility protein GldM, protein MASTNPRSPRQKMINLMYLVFIAMLAINLPEEVLDGFDMVDEGLNQTIKSSEAQNQLTFKSLTDINNQNPVKAEQWYAPAAQFSKASDELYNYIQELKTRIVKKADGEKGDVNNIENRENIDAATDIMLVGINNEAKKLKSSIDVYREQAINLITGPSRKDIIKNRLNTDNPKRGNKDNKNWEEALFEQMPTSVTVTMLTKMQSDIRATQGEVLADLYNQIGAKDFRVNSLQAEVVPKSEFVMEGGVYEGRVVLTAVDTTKRPSFSLPSINANGEFKIGAGGVGINKVFSGMVTLSTPDGEVITRPFKSEYHVVPRMTTIQVSDANVLYQGEDNKLTISVPGLSNDQLRVTATNGSITKSGQNWIAKPTKAGTNMKISVFNGTNFVSDQEFKVRLLPDPAPYIEYADGDGNLKRYKGGRVAKAVIVNATGVKAAIDDGLIDRQFPVTRFTTVFFDGMGNAIREVSDGSNFSERQKAQIRQLARGKSFFISEVKVRGKDGVERDLTAIEVRIN, encoded by the coding sequence ATGGCTTCAACTAATCCAAGGTCTCCAAGACAGAAAATGATAAACCTGATGTATCTGGTGTTTATCGCTATGCTTGCTATCAATCTGCCCGAAGAGGTACTTGATGGCTTCGACATGGTAGACGAAGGATTGAATCAAACAATAAAAAGTTCGGAGGCTCAAAACCAACTGACTTTTAAAAGTCTTACAGATATAAACAATCAGAACCCCGTAAAAGCCGAGCAATGGTATGCTCCTGCTGCTCAATTCTCGAAAGCATCAGACGAATTATACAATTATATTCAAGAACTGAAAACTCGTATTGTAAAAAAGGCTGACGGAGAGAAAGGGGATGTAAACAATATCGAAAACAGAGAGAATATTGATGCCGCAACCGATATTATGTTGGTAGGGATCAATAACGAAGCTAAAAAGCTGAAATCTTCCATCGATGTATATCGGGAACAAGCTATCAACCTGATTACAGGTCCATCGAGAAAAGACATTATTAAAAACAGACTGAATACCGACAATCCCAAAAGAGGAAATAAGGATAATAAAAACTGGGAAGAGGCTTTATTTGAACAAATGCCAACCTCTGTAACGGTTACCATGTTAACCAAGATGCAAAGCGACATACGTGCCACTCAGGGTGAAGTATTAGCTGATCTTTATAACCAGATAGGAGCAAAAGACTTTCGTGTAAACAGCTTACAAGCCGAAGTGGTTCCAAAGTCGGAATTTGTAATGGAGGGAGGAGTATACGAAGGGCGTGTAGTACTTACTGCTGTGGATACCACCAAACGTCCAAGCTTTAGCCTACCTTCGATCAACGCAAACGGAGAATTCAAAATCGGAGCAGGAGGCGTAGGAATCAATAAAGTATTTTCGGGAATGGTTACACTCAGTACTCCCGATGGCGAAGTTATTACCCGTCCGTTTAAAAGCGAATACCATGTTGTTCCACGTATGACTACCATACAGGTAAGCGATGCCAATGTATTGTATCAAGGTGAAGATAATAAACTGACTATATCTGTTCCGGGATTGTCAAACGATCAGCTTCGAGTAACTGCTACCAACGGATCTATTACTAAGTCGGGTCAGAACTGGATAGCTAAGCCTACAAAAGCAGGTACTAATATGAAAATATCGGTATTCAACGGAACAAATTTTGTGAGCGATCAGGAATTTAAAGTACGCCTCCTACCCGACCCTGCACCTTATATAGAATATGCTGATGGTGACGGTAATCTTAAAAGATACAAGGGCGGAAGAGTTGCCAAGGCTGTCATAGTTAATGCTACGGGCGTAAAAGCTGCTATTGACGATGGATTAATCGACAGGCAGTTTCCTGTCACCAGATTTACAACTGTATTTTTCGACGGTATGGGAAATGCAATTCGTGAGGTATCTGATGGCAGTAATTTTTCGGAAAGACAAAAAGCTCAAATCAGACAATTGGCCAGAGGAAAGAGTTTCTTTATATCCGAAGTAAAAGTAAGAGGAAAAGACGGTGTGGAAAGAGACCTTACAGCTATAGAAGTAAGAATAAACTAA
- the gldN gene encoding gliding motility protein GldN, with protein sequence MKRLFLTITIGLCGLLITQNLFAQQDQGEALRERLTRRQNQQNNSGGVPPLTVRAQIMNESQSQTQEIGNAPWIREIYRFIDLEKEKNATLYYPVTPIGDRTNLFTLIFRLLQNGDITVYKYQLNDMEVFNEDNKETFKDVLERFDIMNRQENGKYIVEDIDVPSNEVLGYYVKEAWYFDKNNSVVDIKTLALCPVIIRQDDFGVDRSRYPMFWVPYENIRPYTSRMPIMISSLNNATTMTINDYFVKHLFQGDIEKATNVRNLSLAQQYPDEAKRKAAQKKIEEQLKAFNANLWVYNDSIAANTGAAQANNKGKGPSIKNAPTSNSTNTTTRAAVQKEAKSQSAPSRSMRNRKRN encoded by the coding sequence ATGAAAAGATTATTTCTAACAATTACAATAGGGCTATGTGGTTTGCTAATCACTCAAAATCTCTTTGCTCAACAAGATCAAGGAGAAGCTTTGCGTGAACGTCTTACCAGACGACAAAACCAACAGAACAATTCAGGTGGAGTACCTCCCTTGACTGTTAGAGCTCAAATAATGAACGAATCGCAATCGCAAACTCAGGAAATAGGTAATGCTCCCTGGATACGCGAAATATATCGTTTTATTGATTTGGAAAAAGAAAAAAATGCTACTCTATATTATCCGGTGACACCTATAGGAGATCGCACCAATCTTTTTACGTTGATATTCAGGCTTCTTCAAAACGGAGATATTACCGTTTACAAATACCAATTAAATGATATGGAAGTCTTCAACGAAGATAATAAAGAAACCTTCAAAGATGTATTGGAGCGTTTCGATATTATGAATCGTCAGGAGAACGGAAAATATATCGTAGAAGACATAGATGTTCCAAGCAACGAGGTATTGGGCTATTATGTAAAAGAAGCATGGTACTTCGATAAAAATAATTCGGTTGTAGATATCAAAACACTGGCTCTATGCCCTGTAATTATCAGACAAGATGATTTTGGTGTGGACAGAAGCCGTTATCCGATGTTTTGGGTTCCTTACGAAAACATACGCCCTTATACATCGCGTATGCCTATAATGATATCGAGTTTGAATAACGCTACGACAATGACTATCAACGATTATTTCGTAAAACATTTGTTTCAAGGAGATATCGAAAAAGCAACCAATGTACGCAACCTAAGTTTAGCCCAGCAATATCCGGATGAAGCTAAGCGAAAAGCAGCTCAAAAGAAAATTGAAGAACAGCTAAAGGCATTCAATGCTAATCTTTGGGTGTATAATGACTCTATTGCTGCCAATACCGGAGCAGCTCAGGCAAACAACAAAGGCAAGGGTCCGAGCATAAAGAATGCACCGACAAGCAATAGTACAAATACAACAACCAGAGCAGCAGTACAAAAAGAAGCTAAATCTCAATCGGCACCATCGCGCAGTATGAGAAACCGAAAGAGAAATTAA
- a CDS encoding non-canonical purine NTP diphosphatase produces the protein MKMRKLVFSTNNEHKLEEVRAKLGKYYQVISLKDLGDDTDVPETGDTLEENAMIKADYLWNTYQLNCFADDTGLEVEALDNAPGVYSARYAGEHKSSEDNVAKLLKELEGKENRRARFRTVIALIMGGKRYLFEGKIEGVITTSPKGTSGFGYDPVFQADGYDKTFAELTLEDKNNISHRAKAVEQLVLFLRK, from the coding sequence ATGAAAATGAGAAAATTAGTCTTTTCGACAAATAACGAACATAAACTCGAAGAAGTCAGAGCCAAACTAGGCAAATACTATCAGGTCATAAGCCTAAAAGATTTAGGTGATGATACTGATGTTCCCGAAACAGGTGATACTCTAGAGGAAAATGCCATGATAAAAGCCGACTATTTGTGGAACACCTATCAGCTAAATTGCTTTGCGGATGATACCGGTCTCGAAGTAGAAGCTTTAGATAATGCTCCGGGAGTATATTCGGCAAGGTATGCAGGCGAACACAAAAGTTCGGAAGATAATGTAGCCAAACTTCTTAAAGAACTCGAAGGTAAAGAGAATCGCAGAGCCCGTTTCAGAACGGTTATCGCTCTTATTATGGGAGGAAAACGTTATCTGTTCGAAGGTAAAATCGAAGGAGTCATAACAACTTCTCCAAAAGGTACATCCGGCTTTGGATACGATCCGGTTTTTCAAGCTGACGGTTACGATAAAACATTTGCAGAATTAACTCTCGAAGATAAAAACAACATAAGCCATCGGGCAAAGGCAGTAGAACAGTTGGTACTATTCTTAAGAAAATAA
- a CDS encoding helix-hairpin-helix domain-containing protein codes for MWKWKKEFFYFSKGDRIAIILLLNLIVVSGGIFIFMNKFTFTDAVYRDQNEEVQKDFVQFENNLEVIEPLKEESADNNESPATPHRSKKENKQKLQLGQTIDINLASASTLTRIPGIGDVFAERIIEYRNSLGGFASLEQLYEIKGITVNKFSKVLPYLVLQKKHKLIRINKVSADQLISHPYFEEKQIEALAELRKGVKINDISDLSNNESFTSRDIDRLAPYLSFD; via the coding sequence ATGTGGAAATGGAAGAAGGAATTCTTTTATTTTTCGAAAGGTGATCGAATTGCCATTATTCTGCTATTAAACTTAATAGTAGTGAGTGGGGGCATCTTTATTTTCATGAATAAATTTACGTTTACGGACGCTGTTTACCGTGATCAGAACGAAGAGGTTCAGAAAGATTTTGTACAATTCGAAAACAACCTTGAAGTTATAGAGCCTCTTAAAGAGGAATCAGCCGATAATAATGAATCGCCCGCAACTCCCCACAGATCGAAAAAAGAAAATAAGCAAAAACTGCAATTGGGTCAAACTATAGATATTAATCTGGCATCTGCCTCAACTCTAACCCGTATTCCCGGCATTGGAGATGTGTTTGCAGAGCGTATAATCGAATATCGGAATTCGCTGGGAGGATTTGCTTCGCTTGAACAATTATACGAGATAAAGGGTATTACAGTTAATAAATTCAGCAAAGTATTGCCTTATTTAGTATTACAGAAAAAACACAAGCTAATAAGAATAAATAAAGTCTCCGCAGATCAACTTATAAGTCACCCTTACTTCGAAGAAAAGCAAATTGAGGCTCTTGCTGAACTAAGAAAAGGCGTAAAAATCAATGATATTTCAGATTTATCAAATAATGAGAGCTTCACCTCAAGAGATATCGATAGGTTGGCTCCTTATTTAAGTTTCGACTAA